One Streptomyces sp. B21-105 genomic region harbors:
- a CDS encoding bifunctional DNA primase/polymerase, translating into MTHDSQSALLRAALNAIERGWHVFPLRSGTKRPALHGEQSCPGTGPCAGGHRKWEERATTDPDRIRATWSHGPFNVGIATGPSGLLVVDLDVPKDNGSSDAPDGAATFGALCERAGHAVPATYRIRTASGGTHLYFTAPPGVRLTNTAGTVGELVDTRAWGGYVVAAGSVTPAGPYEPLCDAEAAPLPGWLHSVLKPAPKRSHVPSVAVPGQSGRYADVALAAETRNVATAQLGARESTLFRAARALGRFVAWGDLSRHSVEQALQEAGEAAGLTVAECRSTLRSALNWSIAHNQRRRGATA; encoded by the coding sequence ATGACCCATGACTCACAGTCCGCGCTGCTCCGCGCAGCGCTGAACGCCATCGAACGCGGATGGCACGTCTTTCCCCTGCGTTCCGGCACCAAGCGCCCCGCCCTGCACGGCGAGCAGTCCTGCCCCGGCACGGGGCCCTGCGCCGGCGGACACCGGAAGTGGGAGGAACGCGCCACGACCGACCCGGACCGCATCCGCGCGACCTGGTCGCACGGCCCGTTCAACGTCGGGATCGCCACCGGCCCCTCGGGGCTGCTGGTCGTCGACCTCGACGTGCCCAAGGACAACGGCAGTTCGGACGCGCCTGACGGCGCGGCCACCTTCGGTGCGCTCTGCGAGCGCGCCGGCCACGCCGTCCCCGCCACCTACCGCATCCGGACCGCGAGCGGTGGAACCCACCTGTACTTCACCGCCCCGCCCGGGGTCCGGCTGACCAACACAGCGGGGACCGTGGGCGAGTTGGTCGACACGCGGGCATGGGGCGGATACGTCGTCGCCGCCGGTTCCGTCACCCCCGCCGGACCATACGAGCCGCTGTGCGACGCTGAGGCGGCCCCACTGCCCGGATGGCTGCACAGCGTCCTCAAGCCCGCCCCCAAGCGCTCTCACGTCCCTTCGGTGGCCGTACCGGGGCAATCCGGCCGATATGCGGACGTCGCCCTTGCCGCCGAGACGCGCAACGTCGCCACCGCCCAACTCGGGGCGCGCGAGTCGACGTTGTTCCGCGCGGCGCGCGCACTCGGACGGTTCGTCGCATGGGGCGACCTCTCCCGGCACTCGGTCGAGCAGGCTCTTCAGGAGGCGGGGGAGGCTGCCGGACTCACCGTCGCCGAGTGCCGCTCCACTCTGCGGAGCGCTCTGAACTGGTCGATCGCCCACAACCAGCGGCGCAGGGGAGCGACGGCATGA
- a CDS encoding RRQRL motif-containing zinc-binding protein, with protein MAALPVFRWHLAPDGYATRRQLRARDLRPGGQGVAAQLERPRRRRGPLVAYLYRVEDAKPVRPMTPAKWAALAKANTARRTCPHCRTDAGYVIPPSLGMCVPCAYPEPSDA; from the coding sequence ATGGCCGCGCTGCCGGTGTTCCGGTGGCATCTCGCCCCGGACGGCTACGCCACCCGCCGACAGCTTCGGGCCCGCGACCTGCGGCCCGGCGGTCAGGGCGTGGCCGCTCAGCTGGAGCGGCCGCGCCGCCGGCGGGGGCCGCTGGTCGCCTACCTCTACCGCGTCGAAGACGCCAAGCCGGTGCGGCCGATGACGCCGGCGAAGTGGGCGGCGTTGGCCAAGGCCAACACCGCCCGCCGTACCTGCCCGCACTGCCGCACGGATGCCGGATACGTCATCCCGCCGTCGCTCGGCATGTGCGTTCCCTGCGCCTACCCCGAACCCTCCGACGCTTGA
- a CDS encoding helix-turn-helix transcriptional regulator, whose amino-acid sequence MARPKMLKLPEVLEEIEMSRAAFYRMRARGQAPKLIKLPNGQLRCRRTDLDAWWASMENAAA is encoded by the coding sequence TTGGCCCGCCCCAAGATGCTCAAGCTCCCCGAAGTCCTCGAAGAGATCGAGATGAGCCGCGCCGCTTTCTACCGCATGCGTGCCCGGGGCCAGGCCCCGAAGCTCATCAAGCTCCCGAACGGTCAGCTCCGCTGCCGCCGCACCGACCTCGACGCGTGGTGGGCGTCCATGGAAAACGCTGCCGCCTGA
- a CDS encoding DUF3631 domain-containing protein codes for MTEPAIDGAALLDEVEAFHRRFNVFPTDAAFVAVTLWDAHAHLLDAFDSTPRIAFLSPEPGSGKTRALEIVETLVPQPMTAVNASAAALFRSVSGPGGKPTILFDEIDTVFGPKAGDNEELRGFLNAGHRRTGVTYRCIGDGGNQTVQAFPSYCAVAVAGLGSLPDTILTRSVIIRMRRRARNETVEPFRARIHEAEGHKLRDRLAAWAEQAREFVMGAWPDMPDGVADRPADVWEPLLAIADAAGGNWPDRAREACLALVKASRANDKGSMGVRLLTDLRDHVMVGIDRLPTVAILDRLNALDDAPWADLSGKPLDNRRLSKMLAEYMTADNEPIASRNIKAAGSVLKGYYAADLWDAWARYCPPPPESPLPPLPGMENAA; via the coding sequence ATGACCGAGCCCGCCATCGACGGCGCTGCCCTGCTCGACGAAGTCGAAGCCTTCCACCGCCGCTTCAACGTCTTCCCCACCGACGCCGCGTTCGTCGCCGTCACACTCTGGGACGCACACGCCCACCTGCTCGACGCGTTCGACTCCACTCCCCGCATCGCCTTCCTGTCCCCCGAGCCGGGGTCGGGCAAGACGCGGGCACTGGAGATCGTGGAAACCCTCGTGCCGCAGCCCATGACGGCCGTCAACGCGTCCGCCGCCGCCCTGTTCCGGTCCGTCTCCGGACCCGGCGGCAAACCCACGATCCTGTTCGACGAGATCGACACCGTCTTCGGCCCCAAAGCAGGCGACAACGAGGAGCTGCGCGGGTTCCTGAACGCCGGCCACCGCCGCACCGGCGTCACCTACCGGTGCATCGGCGACGGCGGCAACCAGACCGTTCAGGCGTTCCCCTCGTACTGCGCGGTCGCGGTCGCCGGTCTCGGCTCGCTGCCCGACACCATCCTCACCCGCTCTGTCATCATCCGCATGCGCCGCCGGGCCCGGAACGAGACGGTGGAGCCCTTCCGGGCCCGCATCCACGAGGCGGAAGGCCACAAGCTCCGCGACCGGCTCGCCGCATGGGCGGAGCAGGCCCGGGAGTTCGTCATGGGGGCGTGGCCGGACATGCCGGACGGAGTCGCCGACCGGCCGGCCGACGTGTGGGAACCGCTGCTCGCCATCGCGGACGCGGCCGGCGGCAACTGGCCCGACCGGGCCCGCGAAGCCTGCCTGGCCCTGGTCAAAGCCTCCCGCGCCAACGACAAAGGCAGCATGGGCGTGCGGCTGCTGACCGACCTGCGCGACCACGTCATGGTCGGCATCGACCGCCTGCCCACCGTCGCCATCCTCGACCGGCTCAACGCCCTCGACGACGCCCCATGGGCCGACCTCAGCGGCAAGCCGCTCGACAATCGCCGCTTGTCGAAGATGCTCGCCGAGTACATGACGGCCGACAACGAGCCGATCGCCTCTCGCAACATCAAGGCCGCCGGCAGCGTCCTCAAGGGCTACTACGCCGCCGATCTCTGGGACGCATGGGCCCGCTACTGCCCCCCACCCCCGGAAAGTCCGCTACCTCCGCTACCCGGCATGGAAAACGCTGCCTGA
- a CDS encoding tyrosine-type recombinase/integrase, protein MALTYDVRLYSTEVRKDRPKPYRLRWLVGERKHSKSYTLKVQAEGRRSELMSAVRRGDQFDEETGLPVSELRAKQGSITWYEHSRAYIDRKWALAPAKSRKNYADALATITPALVKTKAGMPDSPLLRRALYGWAYNRNRWTDTPPDDVARALAWIAKHSMPVSALEDPATVRLALDALSLRLDGKEAAPRTAKRKRACLSDALGLAVEEQYFTMPVNPITAVKWTAPKSADAVDPESVANPRQVRALLAGVREQGPRGRHLEAFFGCLYYAAMRPAEAAGLRVSQCHLPESGWGMLTLRQGVVRAGRSWTDDGTAHEMRHLKARAKKDSRPVPIPPHFVRLLRQHIASHGTAPDGRLFRTNRDGLLQETGYGEVWAKARKDVLSETETASLLARRPYDLRHAGVSFWLSSGVDAMECARRAGHSIAVLHKVYAKVLDQTREHANSRIDAALREWNEPE, encoded by the coding sequence ATGGCTCTGACCTACGACGTTCGTCTCTACTCGACCGAAGTTCGCAAGGATCGCCCGAAGCCCTACCGCCTGCGCTGGCTGGTCGGGGAGCGGAAGCACTCGAAGAGCTACACCCTCAAGGTCCAGGCCGAGGGACGCCGCTCGGAACTCATGTCCGCCGTGCGGCGCGGCGACCAGTTCGACGAGGAAACGGGCCTGCCCGTGTCCGAACTGCGCGCCAAGCAAGGCTCCATCACCTGGTACGAGCACAGCCGTGCCTACATCGACCGCAAGTGGGCGCTGGCCCCGGCGAAGTCGCGGAAGAACTACGCCGATGCGCTGGCGACCATCACCCCCGCGCTCGTGAAGACCAAGGCGGGGATGCCCGATAGCCCGCTATTGCGGCGTGCGCTGTACGGGTGGGCGTACAACCGGAACCGCTGGACCGACACCCCGCCGGACGACGTGGCCCGCGCTCTCGCCTGGATCGCCAAGCACTCCATGCCCGTCTCGGCACTGGAGGACCCGGCGACCGTACGTCTGGCCCTGGACGCACTGTCCCTGCGGCTGGACGGGAAGGAGGCAGCGCCACGCACCGCTAAGCGCAAACGGGCCTGCCTGAGTGACGCCCTCGGGCTCGCCGTGGAGGAGCAGTACTTCACCATGCCGGTCAACCCGATCACGGCCGTGAAGTGGACCGCCCCGAAGTCGGCGGACGCCGTGGACCCCGAGAGCGTTGCCAACCCCCGCCAAGTCCGCGCGCTGCTGGCCGGCGTGCGAGAGCAGGGCCCGCGCGGGAGGCATCTGGAAGCGTTCTTCGGGTGCCTGTACTACGCGGCCATGCGTCCCGCTGAGGCCGCCGGATTGCGTGTGAGCCAGTGCCACCTTCCGGAGTCGGGATGGGGGATGCTCACCCTGCGCCAGGGGGTTGTCCGGGCCGGACGAAGTTGGACCGACGACGGGACGGCTCACGAGATGCGCCATCTCAAGGCCCGTGCGAAGAAGGACTCCCGTCCGGTGCCGATCCCGCCGCACTTCGTCCGTCTACTGCGGCAGCACATCGCCTCACACGGCACGGCACCCGACGGCCGGCTCTTTCGGACGAACCGTGACGGCCTGCTGCAGGAGACCGGTTACGGGGAGGTGTGGGCGAAGGCTCGTAAGGACGTGCTGAGCGAAACGGAAACGGCTTCGCTCCTGGCCCGGCGTCCCTACGACCTGCGGCACGCCGGCGTTTCGTTCTGGCTCAGTTCCGGCGTGGACGCCATGGAGTGCGCCCGGCGCGCCGGCCACAGCATCGCGGTACTGCACAAGGTGTACGCCAAGGTGCTCGACCAGACACGGGAGCACGCGAACAGCCGCATCGACGCCGCTCTTCGTGAGTGGAACGAGCCCGAGTGA
- a CDS encoding YajQ family cyclic di-GMP-binding protein: protein MADSSFDIVSKVERQEVDNALNQAAKEISQRYDFKGVGASISWSGEKILMEANSEDRVNAVLDVFQSKLIKRGISLKALDAGEPQLSGKEYKLFADIKEGISQENAKKVAKLIRDEGPKGVKAQVQGEELRVSSKSRDDLQTVITLLKGQDFDFALQFVNYR from the coding sequence ATGGCCGACTCCAGTTTCGACATCGTCTCGAAGGTCGAGCGGCAGGAGGTCGACAACGCCCTCAACCAGGCCGCCAAGGAGATCTCGCAGCGCTACGACTTCAAGGGCGTGGGCGCCTCGATCTCGTGGTCCGGTGAGAAGATCCTCATGGAGGCGAACTCCGAGGACCGGGTGAACGCCGTTCTCGATGTCTTCCAGTCCAAGCTGATCAAGCGCGGCATCTCGCTGAAGGCGCTGGACGCGGGCGAGCCGCAGCTCTCCGGCAAGGAGTACAAGCTCTTCGCGGACATCAAGGAGGGCATCTCCCAGGAGAACGCGAAGAAGGTCGCGAAGCTCATCCGTGACGAGGGTCCCAAGGGCGTCAAGGCCCAGGTACAGGGCGAGGAGCTGCGGGTCAGCTCGAAGAGCCGCGACGACCTGCAAACCGTCATCACGCTGCTCAAGGGCCAGGACTTCGACTTCGCGCTGCAGTTCGTGAACTACCGGTAG
- a CDS encoding FtsK/SpoIIIE domain-containing protein, whose protein sequence is MSENVVHLHKHTDPPAVTTLTVVPDPAPPAPLPLWVRSGRAVKTAVTHERTKTTARTVARHSLYVMGGARIVARRTWDGRTAARYERMLRAAEAAGNYEAAAEWEDRGQRYREARHRRRMDLLHSPLDAAKGALVGTGMGIGGLVALGVVLAIANKDVTDVVTPIMAVIKAIDLLITIVQVVWGPAVTLGPFLALLALWAVGSKQQAAPAWALPANVRSGEGEPITPSIVVKALRDLGVPALRNAIKEMGDAGASMLGPIRIAGCGVEVDVTLPSGVATNEVQGRRRKLAENLSRHEHEVFVTIPQAARTVRLWVADSGALDEPIGPSPLVTDDTLTADYAKGRAPWGQDLRGDAASLSLYQRHLLITGLSNQGKTVALRSLALWVALDRSVQFLMGDLKGVGDWAMFDGLASTLIQGPTDEHVMQVTQMVEGAVEEMNRRIQAPPGTQFPPLIVVVDEAQVAFMCPAVDEDKRPYGGSKATSRYFMAVRKIHNQGRAVNVLMWQGTQDPTDQNLPKLVREGAHTRASLALGTEQQARMALGDKAVDGGAAPNMLRPGLDKGTLVVASDGITIPAGQASITVRTHYIDDDAATVITDRARALRDGVTTLHAVETGEQRDPLADILTVLGNASRVLTADVLKRLTTLNADAYGRWTPGDLKRVLEDAGAEPYKSDGRMVVGRDRVARALTNRDSEGSASADG, encoded by the coding sequence ATGTCCGAGAACGTCGTTCACCTGCACAAGCACACCGACCCCCCGGCCGTGACCACGTTGACCGTGGTGCCCGACCCGGCACCGCCGGCACCCCTCCCGCTGTGGGTGCGTTCCGGGCGCGCCGTGAAGACGGCCGTCACGCACGAGCGCACGAAGACGACCGCCCGCACGGTCGCCCGGCACAGCCTCTACGTGATGGGCGGGGCGCGGATCGTGGCCCGCCGCACGTGGGACGGGCGTACCGCCGCCCGCTACGAGCGGATGCTTCGTGCGGCGGAAGCCGCGGGGAACTACGAGGCCGCTGCCGAGTGGGAGGATCGCGGGCAGCGCTACCGCGAGGCTCGCCACCGCCGGCGTATGGATCTGCTGCACTCGCCGCTGGACGCGGCCAAGGGCGCGCTGGTCGGCACGGGCATGGGGATAGGCGGTCTGGTCGCGCTCGGGGTGGTGCTGGCGATCGCGAACAAGGACGTCACCGACGTCGTCACGCCGATCATGGCCGTCATCAAGGCAATCGACCTGCTCATCACCATCGTTCAGGTGGTCTGGGGCCCGGCCGTCACCCTCGGCCCGTTCCTCGCGCTGCTCGCCCTGTGGGCCGTCGGCAGCAAGCAGCAGGCCGCACCCGCGTGGGCTCTCCCGGCCAACGTCCGATCGGGTGAGGGTGAGCCGATCACCCCGTCGATCGTGGTCAAGGCCCTGCGCGACCTCGGGGTGCCGGCGCTGCGCAACGCCATCAAGGAGATGGGCGACGCCGGCGCGTCCATGCTCGGGCCGATCCGCATCGCCGGATGCGGCGTAGAGGTCGACGTCACCCTGCCGTCCGGGGTGGCCACGAACGAAGTGCAGGGCAGGCGGCGCAAGTTGGCGGAGAACCTGTCCCGGCATGAGCACGAAGTGTTCGTCACGATCCCGCAGGCCGCGCGGACGGTGCGGCTGTGGGTCGCCGACTCCGGCGCGCTCGACGAGCCGATCGGCCCGTCCCCGCTGGTCACCGACGACACTTTGACCGCCGACTACGCCAAGGGCCGCGCCCCCTGGGGCCAGGACCTGCGCGGCGACGCCGCGAGCCTGAGCCTCTACCAGCGGCACCTGCTCATCACGGGCCTGTCCAACCAGGGCAAGACCGTCGCCCTGCGCTCCCTCGCCCTGTGGGTGGCGCTGGACCGGTCGGTCCAGTTCCTCATGGGCGACCTCAAGGGCGTCGGAGACTGGGCCATGTTCGACGGCCTCGCCTCCACCCTGATCCAGGGCCCGACCGACGAGCACGTCATGCAGGTCACCCAGATGGTCGAGGGCGCGGTGGAGGAGATGAACCGCCGCATTCAGGCACCGCCCGGAACGCAGTTCCCGCCGCTGATCGTGGTGGTGGACGAAGCGCAGGTCGCGTTCATGTGTCCGGCCGTCGACGAGGACAAGCGGCCGTACGGCGGGTCCAAGGCCACGTCCCGGTACTTCATGGCCGTCCGCAAGATCCACAACCAGGGGCGTGCGGTGAACGTCCTGATGTGGCAGGGCACTCAGGACCCCACCGACCAGAACCTGCCCAAGCTGGTCCGCGAGGGCGCGCACACGCGTGCCTCCCTCGCGCTGGGCACCGAGCAGCAGGCCCGGATGGCGCTCGGTGACAAGGCCGTGGACGGCGGAGCCGCGCCGAACATGCTCCGTCCCGGCCTGGACAAGGGAACGCTGGTCGTCGCTTCCGACGGCATCACGATTCCGGCAGGGCAGGCGTCCATCACGGTCCGCACGCATTACATCGACGACGACGCCGCGACGGTCATCACCGACCGGGCCCGGGCCCTGCGCGACGGCGTCACCACCCTGCACGCCGTCGAGACCGGCGAGCAGCGTGACCCGCTCGCCGACATCCTCACCGTCCTCGGCAACGCCTCCCGCGTCCTGACCGCCGACGTACTCAAGCGCCTCACCACCTTGAACGCGGACGCCTACGGCCGCTGGACGCCCGGCGACCTCAAGCGCGTCCTGGAAGACGCCGGCGCGGAGCCCTACAAGTCCGACGGCCGCATGGTCGTCGGCCGCGACCGCGTCGCCCGCGCCCTCACCAACCGCGACTCCGAGGGTTCCGCTTCCGCCGACGGATGA